In the genome of Phlebotomus papatasi isolate M1 chromosome 2, Ppap_2.1, whole genome shotgun sequence, one region contains:
- the LOC129805031 gene encoding uncharacterized protein K02A2.6-like translates to MPDPPAQDRMGNAQSDTDKRVLVKAPPPIELGANNKAAWEAWEDAFNWYAIAVELDKQNGKIQVAVLMSALGSSVKDIFENFGLTDAEKSNLTLVKQRFRDYFAPSVNEVYESFRFHNLAQEEEETLDEFVTRVRVQANKCSFPANAKERLIRDKVIHGLKSSHIREEVLRKRTLTLDEAIAICKSCEQAEEQSQFMTLGASGKSDVHVVKKVKSAKRETSSSSSSEKVQKDFECDRCGYKHAPKKCPASDKKCNKCGIKGHFVSKCKLRKTQKKVKQVDTDSDSESVSDTCVDELRVFSVNCGKGDSWEAQMTVEKKKIVVKIDTGAQCNVITKSTLQKLQDYEILPSRVKRLVAFNGGHIKVQGRVQLQCKIRKKVIPLWFQVIGGDRNCIIDGKSAVKAGLIAKINEVAVDEKVFSGLGQLKNFEYDAELIENPTFVIHPARNVPYRLKEDVKKEIDQMVEMGVVEPCTEATDAVSPMVVVKRKGKLRICADLTDVNSNIKRRHYPLTGIDQVAANVSGSRHFTILDCKKGFWQIPLSKKTSRLCTFATPWGRFSYRRLPFGLVSAPELFQRVMMDLLGDLEGVEVSMDDILIHAETETSLKKLTEKVIQILSENGLKLNREKCVFNQSSVIFLGHRISADGLRPDESKLQAIDQLQVPTDKKSLQRFLGMINYVGKFIPNLSDRTEPLRQLLKKDSSWVWTEYQQRAFEKLKMFLKNPPVLAFYDVKKPIVMSVDSSSNAFGAVLMQGGKPIAYATKSLTSSEKNWPQIEKEAGAIRFACQKFHDYIWGQSVCVESDHKPLETIFSKSLTKAPPRLRKILHEVKAYDITVKYVKGTLIPIADALSRDCFPEPIDNDEEDEEIEINAVTCLTDDCLDRYKMSTQEDPVLNKLIKFIMKGWPETSDEVPKSIRNYFTFREELSFTEGLIFKGDKVVVPETERKGALKNIHAGHIGVQASLRRARDFLYWPGMNSEITDMIGKCLICERNQRTNQKETLMMKRIPEYPFEIIATDLFTFKKQEYILMVDSYSGYFDFKCLKKTGSSAVIKFLKDKFADHGIPQEVHSDGGPQFASKEFKKFAKEWKFDHVQSSPYFARSNGLAERYVQTAKKLLKKCREDGQDVKLALLLSRNTPGDGLKSPAERLFSRKTRNPLCVNRNLLMPKVVEDNSEKLQEKREQQKKYGDIGAKDFEELPEGERVRVQERDKSWSTGTIKQQKSGRSYIVAMDDGRIIWRNRHFLQRSKLEESLLASETQSPVHEPIETSSDRAIVDVTPSDPLPKLVNDTPVQLAESSSSAGIQSPARAPVITTRSGRVVKPPDRLNL, encoded by the coding sequence AGAGTCCTGGTCAAAGCCCCTCCTCCGATCGAATTGGGTGCAAATAATAAAGCAGCATGGGAAGCCTGGGAGGATGCATTCAATTGGTATGCAATCGCTGTTGAGCTTGATAAGCAGAATGGCAAGATTCAGGTGGCTGTCCTGATGAGTGCCCTTGGCAGCTCAGTGAAGGATATCTTCGAAAATTTCGGGCTGACTGACGCAGAGAAGTCTAACCTCACTTTGGTGAAGCAAAGATTTAGGGATTATTTTGCACCCAGCGTGAATGAAGTTTACGAGTCTTTCCGATTCCACAACTTGGCACAGGAGGAGGAGGAGACCCTAGATGAGTTTGTTACTCGTGTTAGGGTGCAGGCAAATAAGTGTTCCTTCCCGGCGAATGCCAAGGAAAGATTGATCAGGGACAAAGTAATTCATGGACTGAAATCGAGTCACATTCGAGAGGAGGTTTTGAGAAAGCGGACACTGACGCTCGATGAAGCCATTGCAATTTGCAAAAGTTGCGAACAGGCTGAAGAGCAGTCGCAATTTATGACACTTGGGGCATCCGGGAAGAGCGATGTTCATgttgtgaaaaaagtgaagTCCGCGAAAAGGGAGACAAGTTCCTCCAGTTCCTCTGAAAAAGTTCAGAAAGACTTTGAGTGTGATCGATGCGGGTATAAACATGCCCCAAAAAAGTGCCCGGCAAGTGATAAGAAATGCAATAAATGTGGCATTAAGGGGCATTTCGTTTCAAAGTGCAAATTGAGGAAAACTCAGAAAAAAGTGAAACAAGTAGATACGGATTCTGACAGTGAAAGTGTTAGTGACACCTGTGTTGATGAGCTGCGAGTATTCTCCGTTAATTGCGGAAAAGGAGACTCCTGGGAAGCTCAAATGACCGTggagaagaagaaaattgtgGTTAAAATCGACACTGGAGCTCAGTGTAACGTTATTACGAAATCGACGCTCCAGAAGCTGCAAGACTATGAGATTCTTCCATCCAGGGTTAAGCGCTTGGTCGCATTTAATGGGGGACACATTAAAGTTCAAGGTCGTGTCCAGCTTCAGTGCAAAATTCGAAAGAAAGTCATCCCATTGTGGTTTCAAGTAATTGGTGGTGACAGAAATTGTATCATCGACGGAAAATCAGCTGTGAAGGCAGGATTGATAGCCAAAATTAACGAAGTGGCAGTTGATGAGAAAGTGTTTTCCGGCCTTGgtcaattgaagaattttgaatatgatgcAGAGCTGATCGAGAATCCTACCTTTGTGATCCATCCAGCACGGAATGTGCCGTACAGATTGAAAGAAGACgtcaaaaaagaaattgatcaGATGGTTGAAATGGGAGTTGTAGAGCCATGTACAGAAGCCACAGATGCCGTATCTCCCATGGTTGTGGTAAAAAGAAAAGGCAAGTTGAGGATTTGTGCTGATTTGACTGATGTCAATTCAAACATTAAACGGAGGCACTATCCACTTACAGGGATTGACCAGGTAGCTGCTAACGTTTCCGGAAGTCGTCATTTTACAATCTTGGATTGTAAAAAAGGTTTCTGGCAGATACCACTATCGAAAAAGACATCCCGCCTTTGTACATTTGCAACTCCCTGGGGACGATTCTCATATCGAAGGTTACCTTTTGGACTTGTTTCGGCTCCGGAGTTGTTCCAAAGGGTTATGATGGACTTACTAGGCGATCTGGAAGGTGTTGAAGTGTCTATGGACGACATTTTAATTCATGCAGAAACAGAAACTTCTCTCAAGAAACTCACTGAAAAAGTTATTcaaattctcagtgaaaatggATTGAAACTTAATCGAGAAAAATGCGTGTTCAATCAATCTTCTGTGATTTTCCTGGGTCACAGAATTTCTGCGGATGGGCTTCGTCCGGATGAGAGTAAGTTGCAAGCCATAGATCAATTGCAGGTCCCCACAGataaaaaatctctccaaagatTCCTGGGAATGATTAATTATGTAGGAAAATTTATTCCCAATCTTTCTGATCGAACAGAACCTTTGAGACAGCTGTTGAAGAAAGACTCTTCCTGGGTATGGACAGAGTATCAGCAGCGAGCTTTTGAAAAACTTAAGATGTTTTTGAAGAATCCTCCTGTGTTAGCTTTTTATGACGTTAAGAAGCCAATCGTCATGTCAGTAGATAGCTCTTCAAACGCTTTTGGAGCTGTTCTTATGCAAGGGGGAAAGCCAATCGCCTATGCCACAAAGTCATTGACCAGTTCGGAGAAAAATTGGCCCCAGATAGAGAAAGAGGCCGGAGCAATTCGTTTTGCTTGTCAAAAATTTCACGACTACATTTGGGGTCAAAGTGTCTGTGTGGAGTCCGATCATAAACCTCTGGAGacaatattttccaaatcacTAACAAAAGCTCCCCCTCGATTGAGGAAAATATTGCATGAGGTTAAGGCTTATGATATAACAGTCAAATACGTTAAAGGGACACTCATCCCAATAGCTGACGCACTAAGTCGTGATTGTTTTCCGGAGCCAATTGACAATGACGAAGAGGATGAAGAAATCGAGATCAACGCAGTTACGTGTTTGACAGATGATTGTTTGGACAGATATAAGATGTCAACTCAAGAAGATCCTGTTTTGAATAAgctgataaaattcattatgaaAGGGTGGCCAGAAACCAGTGATGAAGTTCCCAAATCAATCAGAAACTATTTTACATTCAGAGAAGAATTGTCGTTTACGGAAGGATTAATCTTCAAGGGCGACAAAGTTGTGGTTCCGGAAACTGAGCGAAAGGGagcattgaaaaatatacatgCCGGTCACATTGGAGTTCAAGCATCACTGCGACGAGCCCGAGATTTCCTTTACTGGCCAGGAATGAACTCTGAGATTACAGATATGATTGGAAAGTGCCTTATTTGCGAGAGAAATCAGCGAACAAACCAGAAAGAGACATTGATGATGAAAAGGATACCTGAGTATCCATTCGAAATCATAGCCACGGATTTATTTACATTCAAAAAACAGGAGTACATACTCATGGTCGATTCTTACAGTGGATATTTTGATTTCAAGTGTCTCAAAAAGACTGGTAGTAGTGCAGTgatcaaatttttgaaagataaattcgCTGATCACGGCATTCCACAGGAGGTACACAGCGATGGGGGTCCTCAGTTTGCTTCCAAAGAGTTTAAGAAGTTTGCTAAGGAATGGAAGTTTGATCATGTCCAATCCAGCCCCTACTTTGCACGCTCCAATGGGCTAGCTGAACGATACGTCCAGACGGCGAAGAAGTTGCTCAAAAAATGCCGAGAGGATGGTCAGGACGTTAAATTGGCTCTTCTGCTTTCTCGAAACACTCCAGGAGATGGTTTAAAATCACCAGCTGAAAGGCTTTTTAGCCGAAAAACGAGGAATCCCTTGTGCGTGAACCGAAACTTATTGATGCCGAAAGTTGTTGAAGATAATTCTGAGAAGTTGCAAGAGAAACGTGAGCAGCAAAAGAAGTATGGAGACATCGGAGCCAAGGATTTCGAAGAACTACCCGAAGGTGAGAGAGTTCGGGTGCAAGAGAGAGACAAGTCTTGGAGTACCGGAACTATTAAGCAGCAGAAATCAGGGCGCTCTTATATCGTTGCTATGGATGATGGAAGGATTATATGGAGAAATCGGCATTTTCTTCAAAGGTCAAAATTGGAAGAGTCTCTTTTAGCTTCAGAGACGCAATCTCCTGTTCATGAGCCAATTGAAACATCTTCTGACAGAGCGATAGTAGATGTGACACCGTCTGATCCTTTACCTAAACTAGTTAATGACACACCCGTGCAACTTGCTGAATCGTCTTCTTCCGCTGGGATTCAAAGTCCTGCAAGAGCTCCAGTTATCACTACCAGATCAGGAAGGGTGGTGAAGCCACCAGACAGGCTAAATTTGTGA